One Phocoena phocoena chromosome 5, mPhoPho1.1, whole genome shotgun sequence genomic region harbors:
- the TMEM129 gene encoding E3 ubiquitin-protein ligase TM129: protein MDSPEVTFTLAYVVFAVCFVFTPTEFHSAGLTVQNLLSGWLGSEDAAFVPYHLRRTAATVLCHSLLPLGYYVGMCFAASEKRLYSPSQAPETWRVFLLLALTLPTIACTLIYYWSRDRWAHHPLARTLAHYALPQSGWRAVASSVDTEFRRIDKFATGAPGARVIVTDTWVMKVTTYRVRVAQQQDVHLTVTESQQHDLSPDSNLPVQLLTIRVASANPAVPAFDIRLNSTEYGELCEKLRAPIRSAANVVIHQSLGDLFLETFASLVEVNPAYSVPSSQDLEACIGCMQTRASVRLVKTCQEADEGECQQCCCRPMWCLTCMGKWFASRQDPQRPDTWLASRVPCPTCRARFCILDVCAVR from the exons ATGGACAGCCCCGAGGTCACTTTCACGCTGGCCTACGTGGTGTTCGCCGTGTGCTTCGTGTTCACCCCCACCGAGTTCCACTCGGCCGGGCTCACGGTGCAGAACCTGTTGTCGGGCTGGCTGGGCAGCGAGGACGCCGCCTTCGTGCCCTACCACCTGCGCCGCACGGCCGCCACGGTGCTGTGCCACTCGCTGTTGCCGCTAG GCTACTACGTGGGCATGTGCTTCGCCGCCTCAGAAAAGCGGCTGTACTCCCCCAGCCAGGCCCCGGAGACCTGGCGGGTCTTCCTCCTGCTGGCATTGACACTGCCCACCATCGCCTGCACCCTGATCTACTACTGGTCCCGGGACCGGTGGGCCCACCACCCACTGGCCCGCACCCTGGCCCACTATGCCCTCCCGCAGTCAGGCTGGCGGGCCGTCGCTTCCTCCGTGGACACCGAGTTCCGGCGGATCGACAAGTTTGCCACGGGGGCGCCGGGTGCCCGTGTGATTGTGACAGACACGTGGGTGATGAAGGTGACCACGTACCGTGTGCGTGTGGCCCAGCAGCAGGACGTGCACCTGACCGTGACGGAGTCCCAGCAGCACGACCTCTCCCCAGACTCGAACCTGCCCGTGCAGCTGCTTACCATCCGCGTGGCCAGTGCCAACCCTGCCGTGCCGGCCTTCGACATCCG GCTGAATTCCACGGAGTATGGTGAGCTGTGTGAGAAGCTCCGGGCGCCCATCCGCAGCGCGGCCAACGTGGTCATCCACCAGAGCTTGGGCGACCTGTTCCTGGAGACCTTCGCCTCCCTGGTAGAGGTCAACCCGGCCTACTCGGTCCCCAGCAGCCAg GACCTGGAGGCGTGCATCGGCTGCATGCAGACCCGGGCCAGCGTGAGGCTGGTGAAGACCTGCCAGGAGGCGGACGAGGGCGAGTGTCAGCAGTGCTGTTGCCGCCCCATGTGGTGTCTCACCTGCATGGGCAAGTGGTTCGCCAGCCGCCAGGACCCACAGCGCCCCGACACCTGGCTGGCCAGCCGTGTGCCCTGCCCCACCTGCCGCGCGCGCTTCTGCATCCTGGACGTGTGTGCCGTGCGCTGA